Genomic segment of Deinococcus seoulensis:
ATTGATTGAACCTAAAAATAAGCGTAGATCAGCAGGTCTTCATGGCAGCTTACTTTCTTGGACTGCCGTAAATTTGCCTGAGCGCACTTCCATCGAAATCAGCAGCTTAGCTAGCACCCTCTTGAAGGAAATGTTCCTTTCCGACAGGATTGCATTACCTGCACATCATCATCTTCCTGTGCAGCTTCCTGAACGCATTCCACTTTGGGCCTGGCAGGATGGCTTGCGTACTATGATTCCCTACTGGTGGGAATTGAAAGAATCATCAGAATCAGGAAGAGAACAGCATGATGAGGCTACCGACTACCCAGCACACCTACGGAGAATGTTGTCGGCCCCGCCCTACGCCCTGATTGACCGTGCAAGCCGTGACGGTCGAAACTGGAAATACAACCCTTTGGAGGAGGTATTCCCTTACTTCGAGGACGGTCGAACAGCGGGTATCCGACTGACTTACGAGACGCTGAACTTTCGTGGCCAGGATGTGCAGGTAGCCGCGAAAGCCGCTGTGGAACAGGTTAACCGGTTGGATGATCGAACCGCCGACGTCTGGCGTGTGATTCTCTGGAAAGCGGCCGAGAAAGGTGTCGGCAATACCAACGTCTATACGCGTATCCACATCGACACGCGTGAGGTTGCGCAGTTGCTGGGCTACAAAAAACACCACAAAGGGGGTATGAAGCCAGAGCACCTGCTCGAAGTTCATAACGCCCTGGAACACCTCGAACGCATGAAGATCTACCTGACACCTGACGTCAAGGGCACCCTTGAGCAGGACGCGGGTCAGACGAAAGGTAAACGGAAGTCCAAACAGTTGGTCAAAGCCCGCGAGGAGAAGGTCATCTCCGTGATGGCCCGCGAAATTGACCGTAACTTACTGGGTCAGGAGTGCCATATGGTCTGGGAGCTGGCTCTTGGCGACTGGGCACGTTTCTTCCCTCGGAGTTACTCCCCCATGTTTAAGGCACTGGTCGAGCTTCCCAACCGCAGTGGGGTCCACCGTTGGGCCAAACGCATTGGGACGGAGCTGGTGCTGCTCTACCGGCAGGATGCACGTGGACCTGCAGTCAAGCGTCTGAAGTGGAGCACCATTCTCGATCGCGCCGGGCTGATGCGCGAAATCGAGGAGCTCAGACGCTCCCCCAACCGCAGTCGGATCACGAAGTATGCAGAAGGCGCGATGGACGCCTTGAAAGAGATTGGTGTGGTTCAGGATTGGCGTATTGACCCGGATGCTCTGGCTCGTATCAATGACGGCCTGGGTAAGCCTGGAAATTTCGAAACGTGGCTGGACGCCATGGTTGAAATCACAGCGCCGCAGGAAGTTCTCGGAATCCTCGACACCATCACCGCTCCGAAGAAGAAGGCCTAACACCCCCCTCCAGGTGAATCACTCCCCCCCCTCCAGGTGAATCACTCCCCCCCCTCCAGGTGAATCACTCCTCTTTTTTTTCACTGTCTCAGACGACGAATTCAGCTTCTTTTTTTTCCTAACTAGATTTAACTAAATCTAACCGGGCAAGCTGCCCCGCAGTAGCGGGCAGCTGCTTGAAACAATAAAAAGCAGATCCGCAGTGCTTCACCCTGGCAGGCTTCACTGCGGACACTCACCCCCTGCCCTATAGGGCAGAAAGCGAGGACATTTTGACAGGACCGGTTACACGCCGTACGAACACACTTCACCAGGCAGGTCTCGAGGCGATCGCTCGTGGTTGGAGTGTGCTGCCCGTGCAGGTGGAAGGCGAGTGGGCCAAGAGACCTGCGTACGTGCTGGTTGAGACTGGCCACAAAGAAGAACGTGATGGTAAAAGCGTCCCTGCCTGGAAAGGTCTTCAGATCGTCCCACCCACGGAGAAGGATCTTGCCATCTGGTTCGCGAAAAAAGCAGGTAAAGGGCTGGCTGTCGTTACTGGCGCTGTGTCAAGTCTGATCATCTTGGATTTCGATGGGCCAGACGGTGAAAAACTGCGTCAGCAACTGGGTTTACCTGTACACGTCCGCACTGGGAGTGGTGGGAGCCACGTTTATTTCGAGCATCCAGGTTGGCCAGTCGCCACGCTGAACAGCAAGGCGAAGCACGAACTTGGCCAGCGCTGGACCGGCCTCGACATCCGTGGTGACGGCGGCTATGCCATCATCCCTCCCAGCGTCAATCCCAGTGGACCGTACACATGGGAAAGTGCACCCGGCGATGTCCTGCCACTGAGCCGTCTCCCAGACGATCTCCGCGCGTTCCTCGGCCTGCTGGAACCTCCGAAACGGCCTGAGCCGCGCCCGGCCGCGACGGTCACGTCCTACCAGGGCAGCCGTCAGGATGGTCAGGGGCGGCCTCCTGGTGAACTGCTCGTTGGTCGCGCCCTCGACCGGGTGAATAGCGGCGAGGGACGGAACAACGCCGGCATGTGGCTGGCCACGCAACTGCGCGACAACGGATACAGCCGCGGGGAAGCGCAGGCCGTCATGCGGGATTACGCCGCGCAGGTTCCTGTGCAGGACGCGCATGGACGCCACGATCCGTACAGTGAGAGCGAAGCGGCTGCCACGCTGGCCAGCGCCTACAGTCGACCCTCACGGGAACCCTGGGAGGATCGCCGGACCCTAAGCACATCCACTCCAGCCGCAAACAGAGGGGACGTGCGTGACGTGACGTTGCCTGACACGTTCGACGTGGCCGGACCGGTTCCGGTTGAACCCATCGGTGAAACCGGCACAGGCCCAGTCATCCTGACTGGGGACAATGCCTTCCAGCAGGTGGCAGCTGCACTTCAGGTCCGGAACGTCGACGGCGTCGTGGCCCGGCGGGCTCTCTCTGCTGAGGAAGTTCAACGGCTCGTGGCCGATCGCCGCGCTCTGTTCGTCCTGAATCCCAGCGGCGCGCAGGAGCGGGCGTTCGATGCTGCCGGGGTTGAGTGGTACCCGCTGCAAGACCTCCAGATCAGGCAGAACCCTGAGACTCTGAACCAGGCGCTCACCGAGGCCATGACTACCGCCTGGGAGGCCAGTCTTCAGGGCAGTGTGCCCTTCCTGGAGCGTGACCTGTTGGCGCTGGCGGACGCCCGACTGAACCGTGGTGGGCACACCTACCCCACTGGTCTTGCTGCATTCGACGAGGCAATCGGTGGGGGTTTTTACGACGGTCTGCACGTGCTGGGTGGCGTGACTGGCGGCGGGAAAACAGCCCTGGCCCTGGCGGTCGCACAGTTCAACGCCCAGGCGGGACGGCCCGTGCTGTACGTAACGTACGAGCAGAGCCGCTACGAGTTGTGGGGCCGCGTGATCAGTAGTAACACCGGTGTGCCTCTCCGGCAGTTGCGGACCGGTGGAACAGCGGACCGGCCTGTCAGTGGACAGCTGCGTACGAACGAGCGGTACCAGGAACTCACGCGTAGCGTGGCGCCACACTTCACGGTCATCGAGGGCGATGGCTTTGAAGGGGGAGCCTGGGGAACTGACCGCATTGCTGCCCAGGTGCGGCGCATGAAGGCCGCATATGGCGCCGCGCCGTTAGTGATCCTCGATTACCTCCAGCGGATGCCAAGCGGGAGTGATAAGGAGAAGCGCCATCAGATCGACGAGGTGGTGATGGGTCTGCAGGTGCGCCTCGGCCGTGAACTGAACACGCCGGTACTCCTGATCAGCAGCGTCGGGCGTGGGAAGTACGGCGAACTGGTCACCGCACCGCTCGAGGAGCGGCTGGGTGTGTTCAAGGAATCTGGCGGCGTGGAGTACACCGCGTATACAGCCTCTCTGCTGTACCCGCTGGGCTCCACTCACATCCAGGCGCTGGGGCTCGAAGATCCACCGGCGACAGGTAGCAGCCGCGCCGCGCTCAAAGGTCTGTGGAAGTACCTCGTGCTTGACTTAGCGAAGAACCGCGAGGGCGAAGCGCCCCGGCAGTGGGTTGTGCGCTGGTACCCCGCTACTGGAAAGTTCGAGTTGATTCAGTCGATTGATCCCGAACAACTGAACGATTTGCCCCCTTCAAGCGGGCGGCGCAGCAGGTAGAACGACGCGTCCGGGCTTCCAGGTGGGCCTGGACGCGTCTTTTTGCAGGTGTGCCAGCCTGTAGCGGCATCCGGTTCGCCATGCAGGCATGACTCCCAGACTGCCCCCGCGCCCACCCGCCCTGGCGCATCAGCCTCCGTCTGCACCGTCGGGTCGCTCCTCCTACCTGATGGGATCGCCTGGGCAGTGCTGTATGCCCGCACGCTGGAGATTCCCAGGCACACCGCCACGCACGGCCGGTTCCGGTCTCTCCTTTCCCTTTGGTGTCCGGACCGTATGGGGACTGGCCCTCAACCAGGCTCGGGACCGCGGTCTGCTCGAACTCACGCCCGCCGGCCGTCAGCACATAGAACACGTTCTCGCTCAACTCACCTCAGGAGGAACCCCATCATGACCAAGCTCTCCAGTACTTATTTCGAAATTACTGACCTCATCGATCATCTGCTCACGGACACCAGTAATCTCACGACTGAGAAGGTTTCCGAGCTGGAGCAGATACATGCGGAGATCACCCGACTTGACCAGGGCGGCGCCCCCACCCAGTACTCCCAGGAAGCTCTAGCCACTGGACTCCGGTATGTGCGATACCAGACTGCCGACGGTAAACCCCAGCCCATCGAGGTCGCAGACGAAGAGCTCCAAGATGCGTGGGAATACTTTCACAAACTTGCGTTCGGGTCGACGATCTGCGCTGCTCATCCCGGCGTCGAACGCCTCATCTCGAACCTCGTGTCGGGTGTTCTCCCCCGCAACGCACACGAATTGAAACTGCTTCTCGAACTCCGCGTAACGCACTCCCGCCTCGGCACAAACCTCGGGTCA
This window contains:
- a CDS encoding bifunctional DNA primase/polymerase, translated to MTGPVTRRTNTLHQAGLEAIARGWSVLPVQVEGEWAKRPAYVLVETGHKEERDGKSVPAWKGLQIVPPTEKDLAIWFAKKAGKGLAVVTGAVSSLIILDFDGPDGEKLRQQLGLPVHVRTGSGGSHVYFEHPGWPVATLNSKAKHELGQRWTGLDIRGDGGYAIIPPSVNPSGPYTWESAPGDVLPLSRLPDDLRAFLGLLEPPKRPEPRPAATVTSYQGSRQDGQGRPPGELLVGRALDRVNSGEGRNNAGMWLATQLRDNGYSRGEAQAVMRDYAAQVPVQDAHGRHDPYSESEAAATLASAYSRPSREPWEDRRTLSTSTPAANRGDVRDVTLPDTFDVAGPVPVEPIGETGTGPVILTGDNAFQQVAAALQVRNVDGVVARRALSAEEVQRLVADRRALFVLNPSGAQERAFDAAGVEWYPLQDLQIRQNPETLNQALTEAMTTAWEASLQGSVPFLERDLLALADARLNRGGHTYPTGLAAFDEAIGGGFYDGLHVLGGVTGGGKTALALAVAQFNAQAGRPVLYVTYEQSRYELWGRVISSNTGVPLRQLRTGGTADRPVSGQLRTNERYQELTRSVAPHFTVIEGDGFEGGAWGTDRIAAQVRRMKAAYGAAPLVILDYLQRMPSGSDKEKRHQIDEVVMGLQVRLGRELNTPVLLISSVGRGKYGELVTAPLEERLGVFKESGGVEYTAYTASLLYPLGSTHIQALGLEDPPATGSSRAALKGLWKYLVLDLAKNREGEAPRQWVVRWYPATGKFELIQSIDPEQLNDLPPSSGRRSR